TATAACTGCACGGGTTTCGGGCACCTGTCCCGAATTCCCGTGCATTTTATCCATCATTCTGGAGAGCATTGTACATCATATCTACTTGCCTTGTATGATATTATATATATTTTTAGACTTTTTCAGGAGACCCTAATTAGAGATTTCGATCAAACCGCTTTGTGTATTTAAATCTGCTTCTCTTCCATTTCGTGTGGGTGTCTCAGCACTGACCATGATCAGCAATTCACAAAGAAGAAAGCAGTCATTGCGAGCGACCCCGCAATGGCGGGGGAGCGAAGCAATCCGCGAAGCGTCGCGAGCCCCGAGGTGTTCGGGACGTGGCGATCAATGCTGGATCCCTCGCTCCGCTCGGGACTCCCCGCAATGACAGTTTGAGACAACCTCGTGACGGGGGAGGTAAGGTGGGGGTGGAGAGGAGCGTTTCTTCAGATTTCGATGGCGACCTTCCCGGATGCGTAGGCGAGCTTGTTTCTCTCCTGGTGTTCGGCCTCGTAGAAGTAGTTCGCCATCATACCGTATGATTCGCGCATTCCCCGCTCCGAGGGGTTCGCGAGGTAGTTGATGTTGCCGATGGAGGCTCCGTTGGAGAGGTGGAAGTTCGCGACCGGATCGTATGCGTTTGTGGTCCGGGCCCTGGTCTTGGGGTCGATTCTTTTCTCTCGAGTGAGATAGTATCTCGTGAGCTCCGCCATCGGATGCTCCATCGCCCTGCGCAGAAGCGGGTTCGCGTGCCACTGCTCATCGCCGAGCACCCCCTTGAGCATGCCGGAGATTGGGAGCGTTTCGATATCTTTATCCTTTTTGGACAGCTCCTCCCTGATGCTTCGCAACCCGCCATCCGAAATAAACCGGCCCTTCTTATTAGCGTCAATCTTCTGGCTGGTGAGAGAAAAGGTGTGCGTCCCTCCGGCCAGCACCGTGGCAAGGTAATCCCTGAATTTTGGGATCGGGCTCAGTGTGGCGAAGTGCCTGATGCCGGGATAATTCTTCTGGATGTATTCACTCGCGCGGATGATCATCTTTGCCCCCAGGGCGATTCCCTCGAGGCCGGCGAAAGTGGTGTTCACGGAATAGAAGATTGCGGTATCCGCCCGGCGCAGGTCCGGGGGGCGCCGTTTGTCGCCGAGTATCCTGGACATCTTGCGGATCAGCCCGTTCGAGAGCGCCACCTCGATATACACCAGGGGGACATAGGGCATTTTGAAGTGCTCGAGGGAGAGGATGATGTGGTCGGGGCTGTCCAGCCTGTTGTCGAAATTCCACCAGTGCTCGGTGGGGTGGACGCCCTCTTTCTCGGATATGAATTTGAGCAGCGCGATCGAGGTGTTCTGGGCGTTGCAGCAGCGGGTCACCATGTACTGGAAGTTGAATATCCTCGCGAAGTAGTCGATGAAGGTACGCGAGAGTGCCTTGAGGGGTTTCAACGTCCCATTCTCCTGCTTCGCCGCGGAAAGCTTCTTGATCAGCGCGATGAGGTCGGCGCGGATCTGGATGAGCCACACCGGCGTATCCATGGCGGCGAAGATCTGGTTGAGGACATAATCTGCCTTGCGCGGATCGAGCGCCGCGAGCATGGTGAAAAACGCCTCACGCTCCGCCTCGCCCTTTTTATAGAAATCGAGGACGACCTTCATGGATTCGGGGTGGATCGTCCTGTCGCTTGCGAAGAGCGAGAGCGCCTCCCCGACGCCCCGACGGCTCGTGGTGGCGAATGTGTGGATCGTGTGAGAGATCGACTCGGCGATCTTCTTCCTGATCTCGCCGAAGCCGGAGATATGTGTGTTGGCCATGAGCTCCTCCCGATATTCAGATAGGTATTATAGCCTCTCCAGGGGTGTTTGAAAAAGGATAAACATGCGCGAGGTATGATCTTAGATATCTTTGTAATATTTGCAGGACAGCGATGGGTCGCATGTGCTATAATATTGGGTACCTGAATACCGAGTGACATATACAATGCGCTTTCTTAAGCACCTAATTTCTTATCATGAGACGCGCTAGGTCGAGGATGTACCTTTTTTATTATCATGGCGAGGCGGGAGGGCGTTATGGTTGACCAACAATGCGCGCATGAACGGCGCGTCTCTTTTCGCCTGACCGAGAGAGCCGCAGCGCGCATCTCTATCTTCTTTTTTGCCCTCTCCCTCTTCCCTGCAGGTTCTGCGCTCCCCTGGGGAGGCGCCCATTCCCTCGTCAACCTGTATGCCGTAGATAATCTTCCTCCCGAAATGGTGGACGACGGATCCGGCAACGCATTTGGAGATATGAGGGAATACCTCAGCGACCACGCATCCGATCCCGATTCCCAGAAGGAAACCGATCCTTGGGAGGCAGAGAGGCACTGGTGCGATATCGATTCAAAGCTTGATGAATATCCGTCGCCGTTTACTTACATCCCGCGTGATTACACTACCTATTGCTCCATATTCGGGAGGGACAACGGGGTTATACAGTGGGAAGGGATCAGGGACCACTACGAGAATCTCGTTGCGCTCATGCGTGCGCGCGAATGGGCGACGGCCTATCAACGGGCGGCGGAGCTCGGCCACTATGTCGCGGACGCCACGTGCCCGCTGCACGCTACCGTGAACTACGATGGACAGTTTCCCCTGGACTCAGGGAACGAAGGCATACACGAGAGATACGAGGGCACCATGGTGGATATGTATATTACAGCAATCAACACCGTGCCCAACTCTGTGACGATCGTCGAGGATCCTCTGGAGCTCGGCTTCGACATTCTCGCTGGAGGCCAGCAGCTCGTCAGCGCGATCATGGACGCAGATCTCGCCGCTCAGGATCAAACAGGGAGTAACGAGAGCGCGGAGTATTATCAGGCCCTCTTCAATCTCGTTGGATCCGATGCCCAGATCCGGTTGGATCTCGCCTCGAAGCGCTTGGCGGACTTATGGTACACCGCATGGGTTGAGGCCGGCCGCCCCTCATTCTCTCCTCCCACGCCGACGCCACGCGCACCCTGGCCGATGTTCCACCATGATGCTCGGCATGCTGGGCAGAGCGAGTACGCCGGCCCGTCCATACCGATTCTGGCGTGGAGTTATCAAATCGGGGACTGGATATGGTCCTCGCCTGCGATAGGTTCGGATGGGAAGGTGTATGTCGGTTCGTGGGATAATCATCTCTACAGCATCAATTCAAACGCAAGCCTCGACTGGAGTTATCAAACCGAGCTCAAGATATGTTCCTCTCCCGCGATAGATTCTGAGGGAAAGGTATATGTCGGCTCGAATGACGCTTACCTCTACAGCATCAATTCAAACGCGAGCCTTGACTGGAGTTATCAAACCGGGGTCTGCATAGGTTCCTCACCCGCAATAGGAGCGGATGGGAAGGTGTATGTCGGTTCGTCGGATAATCATCTCTACAGCATCAATTCAAATGCGAGCCTTGACTGGAGTTATCAAACCGGGGTCTGCATAGGTTCCTCGCCCGCAATAGGAGCGGATGGGAAGGTGTATGTTGGCTCGGCGGATAATAACCTTTACAGCATCAATTCAAACGCGAGCCTCGACTGGAGTTATACAACCGGGGACTGGATATACTCCTCGCCCGCCATAGGCTCGGATGGGAAGGTGTATGTCGGCTCGGATGATAATTACCTCTATTGTATCGGGCAAGGCCCTACTCCGACTATCACGCCGACACCCACAATCACTCTCACGCCGACAGATACCCCAACCATCACACCAACTCCGACAATTACTCCTACACTTACAATAACGAACACTCCGACGATAACACCGACACCTACAGAAACGGCAACACCGACTGAGACGCCTACAGAGACACTGACTCAG
The Candidatus Auribacterota bacterium DNA segment above includes these coding regions:
- a CDS encoding PQQ-binding-like beta-propeller repeat protein encodes the protein MVDQQCAHERRVSFRLTERAAARISIFFFALSLFPAGSALPWGGAHSLVNLYAVDNLPPEMVDDGSGNAFGDMREYLSDHASDPDSQKETDPWEAERHWCDIDSKLDEYPSPFTYIPRDYTTYCSIFGRDNGVIQWEGIRDHYENLVALMRAREWATAYQRAAELGHYVADATCPLHATVNYDGQFPLDSGNEGIHERYEGTMVDMYITAINTVPNSVTIVEDPLELGFDILAGGQQLVSAIMDADLAAQDQTGSNESAEYYQALFNLVGSDAQIRLDLASKRLADLWYTAWVEAGRPSFSPPTPTPRAPWPMFHHDARHAGQSEYAGPSIPILAWSYQIGDWIWSSPAIGSDGKVYVGSWDNHLYSINSNASLDWSYQTELKICSSPAIDSEGKVYVGSNDAYLYSINSNASLDWSYQTGVCIGSSPAIGADGKVYVGSSDNHLYSINSNASLDWSYQTGVCIGSSPAIGADGKVYVGSADNNLYSINSNASLDWSYTTGDWIYSSPAIGSDGKVYVGSDDNYLYCIGQGPTPTITPTPTITLTPTDTPTITPTPTITPTLTITNTPTITPTPTETATPTETPTETLTQTPTETPTSTPTPTRMPTQGPESTDTPIPTATPTPLPTAVIELNGTSFTAGDQLVATFKVNEPIEKLFTVYAVIILPGGKMLNARTLDRPLKPVASKRNGLPAGFSYQLMSKTIPRGAPKGEYEIAVVFFDATKPYRGRADAFLDVSSKFTIQ
- a CDS encoding malonyl-CoA decarboxylase family protein encodes the protein MANTHISGFGEIRKKIAESISHTIHTFATTSRRGVGEALSLFASDRTIHPESMKVVLDFYKKGEAEREAFFTMLAALDPRKADYVLNQIFAAMDTPVWLIQIRADLIALIKKLSAAKQENGTLKPLKALSRTFIDYFARIFNFQYMVTRCCNAQNTSIALLKFISEKEGVHPTEHWWNFDNRLDSPDHIILSLEHFKMPYVPLVYIEVALSNGLIRKMSRILGDKRRPPDLRRADTAIFYSVNTTFAGLEGIALGAKMIIRASEYIQKNYPGIRHFATLSPIPKFRDYLATVLAGGTHTFSLTSQKIDANKKGRFISDGGLRSIREELSKKDKDIETLPISGMLKGVLGDEQWHANPLLRRAMEHPMAELTRYYLTREKRIDPKTRARTTNAYDPVANFHLSNGASIGNINYLANPSERGMRESYGMMANYFYEAEHQERNKLAYASGKVAIEI